In Ectothiorhodosinus mongolicus, one DNA window encodes the following:
- the glyS gene encoding glycine--tRNA ligase subunit beta encodes MTQCADLLIELGTEELPPRALPELEAAFASEIDKGLEAAGLGHQGLESFATPRRLAVLLRQVPAEQASRTVERRGPAVAAAFDDAGKPTPAALGFARSCGVEMADLQTLETDKGHWLVHRQMQLGSALAKLLPDIVATALAALPIPKRMRWGNNDAEFVRPVHWLVLLYGDQVIDADIMGISAGRETRGHRFHCPEPLQINEPSGYAGMLQRQGWVIPQFSERREQVRQQVMQAAAALGGQAIIEEELLAEVTALVEWPVPITGHFDARFLSVPQEALMSTMQDNQKYFPVIDTDGVLMPHFITIANIDSQSPERVQEGNERVIRPRFADAEFFWTQDRRQTLESHLPGLKTVIFQQRLGSLFDKTQRITAMAEWLAPQIGADREQAKRAAQLCKCDLQTLMVYEFTELQGIMGRYYAAHDGETKAVAQALEEQYFPRQAGDKLPTSAEGQTLALADRLDTLVGIFAIGQKPSGTKDPFALRRAALGVLRILIESQLPLDLQTLLQQAAKAYPAAVPAEKAVPEVLDYMLERLRAYYADQGVIPEIFESVLALRPLKPLDFDARVHAVAHFRELPEAEALAAAHKRIHNILRKQEVDTEAAIVDGELLSEVAELSLFNALEELQPRIGALFDQADYTAGLTALAALRGPVDTFFEQVMVMAEDPKTRANRLALLGQVSRLLIRVADLSRLP; translated from the coding sequence ATGACGCAATGCGCTGATCTGCTCATTGAGCTGGGCACCGAAGAATTACCGCCGCGTGCTTTGCCAGAACTTGAGGCAGCCTTTGCGAGTGAGATTGACAAGGGTTTAGAGGCTGCGGGCCTGGGCCATCAGGGGTTGGAGTCCTTTGCTACACCTCGCCGTCTGGCGGTATTGCTGCGCCAAGTTCCTGCGGAACAAGCATCGCGCACCGTCGAGCGGCGCGGCCCGGCAGTGGCTGCTGCCTTTGATGATGCCGGAAAACCGACTCCTGCAGCTTTGGGGTTCGCTCGCTCCTGCGGGGTTGAGATGGCAGATTTGCAAACCTTAGAAACCGATAAGGGGCACTGGCTGGTGCATCGTCAGATGCAGTTGGGCTCTGCCTTAGCTAAGTTGTTGCCGGATATCGTTGCCACAGCATTAGCAGCATTGCCCATCCCCAAGCGTATGCGCTGGGGCAACAATGATGCCGAGTTTGTGCGCCCGGTGCATTGGTTGGTACTTCTGTATGGGGATCAGGTGATTGATGCCGATATCATGGGTATCTCTGCGGGCCGAGAAACACGCGGCCACCGTTTTCATTGCCCCGAGCCATTGCAGATCAACGAGCCCAGCGGCTATGCCGGGATGCTGCAACGCCAGGGCTGGGTCATACCTCAATTCTCAGAGCGTCGCGAACAAGTCCGTCAGCAGGTCATGCAAGCGGCAGCAGCGCTGGGTGGCCAGGCCATTATCGAAGAAGAGTTGCTTGCTGAAGTCACCGCCTTAGTGGAGTGGCCGGTACCGATTACTGGACATTTTGATGCGCGTTTTTTGTCAGTGCCTCAAGAGGCTTTGATGTCGACCATGCAGGACAATCAGAAGTATTTCCCAGTGATTGATACCGATGGTGTGCTGATGCCGCATTTCATCACCATTGCCAATATCGATTCTCAGTCTCCTGAGCGTGTGCAAGAGGGTAACGAGCGCGTCATTCGTCCGCGCTTTGCTGATGCGGAGTTTTTTTGGACTCAAGATCGTCGCCAGACCTTGGAGAGTCATCTGCCCGGCCTGAAAACAGTGATTTTTCAGCAGCGACTGGGTAGTTTGTTCGACAAGACGCAGCGCATAACAGCGATGGCCGAGTGGCTCGCGCCCCAAATTGGTGCAGACCGAGAACAGGCCAAGCGCGCCGCGCAATTATGCAAATGTGATTTGCAGACTTTGATGGTTTACGAGTTCACTGAATTACAGGGCATTATGGGTCGCTACTACGCTGCCCACGATGGTGAGACTAAGGCGGTTGCCCAAGCCCTAGAAGAGCAATATTTCCCGCGTCAGGCGGGGGATAAGTTGCCAACTTCTGCGGAGGGACAGACCCTCGCGCTGGCGGATCGTTTGGATACCCTGGTGGGGATTTTTGCGATCGGACAAAAACCCAGTGGCACTAAAGATCCCTTTGCCTTACGGCGCGCGGCTCTGGGTGTCCTGCGTATTCTCATTGAATCTCAATTGCCGCTGGACTTGCAGACACTGCTGCAGCAGGCCGCTAAGGCTTACCCAGCAGCAGTGCCGGCCGAAAAAGCTGTTCCCGAAGTGCTTGATTACATGCTCGAACGTTTGCGCGCTTACTATGCAGATCAGGGCGTGATTCCAGAAATCTTTGAATCAGTTCTGGCGTTGCGGCCTTTAAAGCCGCTGGATTTCGATGCTCGCGTGCACGCGGTAGCGCATTTCCGCGAATTGCCAGAGGCCGAGGCCCTGGCTGCTGCCCATAAACGCATCCACAATATTTTGCGCAAACAGGAAGTGGACACTGAGGCGGCAATAGTCGATGGCGAGCTTCTATCAGAAGTGGCTGAGCTGAGCCTTTTTAACGCACTAGAGGAGCTGCAGCCGCGCATTGGGGCACTATTTGATCAGGCTGACTACACTGCTGGGTTGACTGCTTTAGCAGCATTGCGAGGTCCTGTGGATACATTTTTTGAGCAGGTCATGGTAATGGCAGAAGACCCCAAGACTCGTGCCAATCGTTTGGCTTTACTGGGACAGGTCTCACGGTTATTGATTCGCGTTGCTGATCTGTCACGACTGCCTTAG
- a CDS encoding lysophospholipid acyltransferase family protein: MKFLLTIRASVFWLGMVLSTVIVGLVIPLLAPLPWRLRYRLLAMWPRFNLFWLRLCCGIRYRVNGIEHLPNQAAIVMAKHQSTWETLALTQILPPQVWVLKQELLNVPVFGWGMRLLSAIALDRAAGRKAMVELVRQGGERLQRGLWVIVFPEGTRTSPGAPPRYRMGGAVLAARTGVPIVPIAHNAGLFWPRGSFIKYPGTIEVEIGPLIPTEGRQAGDIMRDVQQWIEPHTNRLCGLLMPTGTASHPSQRHQA; this comes from the coding sequence GTGAAATTCCTGCTCACTATTCGCGCCTCTGTTTTTTGGCTGGGTATGGTTTTGTCGACGGTGATCGTCGGCCTGGTGATACCCTTGCTCGCACCCCTACCTTGGCGGTTACGCTACCGCCTCTTGGCTATGTGGCCGCGCTTCAATCTATTTTGGTTGCGACTTTGCTGCGGTATCCGCTACCGCGTAAACGGCATTGAGCATCTGCCGAATCAGGCTGCGATTGTCATGGCAAAACACCAATCGACCTGGGAAACCTTGGCGTTAACGCAAATTCTTCCACCGCAGGTCTGGGTGTTAAAACAAGAACTACTGAACGTGCCTGTTTTTGGCTGGGGCATGCGCTTGTTGAGCGCCATCGCTTTGGATCGCGCTGCGGGTCGTAAAGCCATGGTTGAGTTAGTTAGACAGGGCGGTGAGCGTTTACAACGGGGTCTTTGGGTGATTGTTTTCCCGGAAGGCACCCGCACCTCGCCTGGTGCGCCGCCGCGCTACCGCATGGGTGGGGCTGTTCTGGCTGCGCGCACAGGGGTACCTATTGTGCCCATCGCCCATAATGCGGGTTTGTTTTGGCCGCGCGGCAGTTTCATTAAATATCCCGGTACGATTGAAGTGGAGATTGGGCCGTTGATCCCCACTGAGGGGCGGCAAGCAGGGGACATCATGCGGGATGTTCAGCAGTGGATTGAACCACACACAAATCGCTTATGCGGCTTGTTGATGCCAACCGGCACAGCTAGTCACCCAAGCCAGAGGCATCAGGCTTAA
- a CDS encoding TatD family hydrolase: protein MFIDSHCHFDFPAFDADRDACWQRARGLGLGHLIIPAVNKVRWPRVMEIAQKYPDVHFALGLHPLYLADHQPEHIEDLRAHLQERQHVVAIGEIGLDGTLPLSRFEEQWAYFTAQLDIALERDLPVIIHARKSVDQVIKAIRQRPGLRGVVHSFSGSLQQAEQLMNQGFMLGFGGAVTWDRAKRLQAVLQALPANVLLLETDAPDQPGAGHARERNEPAWLAEILQQIAAIRGESHEALANATTANALHLFKPDASGLGD, encoded by the coding sequence ATGTTTATCGATAGCCATTGTCATTTTGATTTCCCTGCCTTCGACGCCGATCGTGATGCCTGCTGGCAACGCGCAAGAGGCTTGGGTCTTGGTCATTTGATCATTCCTGCGGTCAACAAAGTTCGATGGCCACGAGTCATGGAGATTGCCCAGAAATATCCTGACGTGCATTTTGCCTTGGGTCTGCATCCCCTATATCTGGCTGATCACCAGCCTGAGCATATTGAGGATTTGAGAGCACATCTCCAGGAAAGGCAGCATGTCGTTGCCATCGGTGAAATCGGTCTGGATGGCACTCTGCCGTTATCCCGCTTCGAGGAACAGTGGGCGTATTTCACAGCGCAGCTCGATATAGCACTTGAGCGGGATTTACCGGTGATCATTCACGCCAGAAAAAGTGTCGATCAAGTGATCAAAGCCATTCGGCAACGACCCGGGCTACGCGGTGTCGTGCATAGTTTTTCGGGCAGCTTGCAACAAGCTGAGCAACTCATGAATCAAGGCTTTATGCTTGGCTTTGGCGGCGCGGTGACCTGGGATCGAGCCAAGCGACTGCAAGCGGTACTGCAAGCACTCCCCGCCAATGTCCTTCTGCTGGAGACTGATGCACCGGATCAGCCGGGAGCAGGCCACGCCAGAGAGCGCAACGAACCTGCTTGGCTGGCGGAGATACTGCAGCAAATCGCAGCCATCCGTGGTGAATCCCATGAGGCACTAGCGAATGCCACGACTGCTAACGCCCTGCATCTTTTTAAGCCTGATGCCTCTGGCTTGGGTGACTAG
- a CDS encoding ferredoxin--NADP reductase yields the protein MAGWIDAEVVELKQWTPRLYSIRVEADVQDFKAGQFNRLSTMLDGERVARPYSYVNAPQDRPLDFYFITVPEGPLTNHLVTLKPGDSIQVMDKANGFFTLDELPDADVLWLFATGTALGPYLSMLRTEAPWQRFKRIVLVHAVRNAEELSYSNIIRGFQERGEQFQFVPFVSREACDFALPGRVPAAIESGLLEKHANLPISADAAQVMICGNPDMVTDTVATLKARGLTKNRRREPGQITTENYW from the coding sequence ATGGCCGGTTGGATTGATGCTGAAGTCGTTGAACTCAAACAATGGACCCCACGATTGTATTCCATTCGTGTTGAGGCCGATGTTCAGGATTTCAAGGCGGGCCAATTCAATCGGCTCAGCACCATGCTAGACGGTGAACGGGTAGCTAGGCCTTATTCCTACGTTAATGCTCCACAAGATCGGCCATTAGATTTTTATTTCATCACGGTTCCTGAGGGGCCATTGACCAACCATCTTGTCACCTTAAAGCCTGGTGATTCCATTCAGGTGATGGATAAGGCCAATGGCTTTTTCACACTCGATGAACTTCCAGATGCTGATGTCTTGTGGCTTTTTGCTACGGGGACAGCGCTGGGTCCTTATCTGTCCATGCTACGTACTGAAGCTCCTTGGCAGAGATTCAAGAGAATTGTGCTAGTGCATGCTGTGCGTAACGCTGAGGAACTCAGTTACAGCAATATCATCCGGGGTTTTCAAGAACGCGGTGAGCAGTTCCAGTTCGTGCCTTTTGTAAGCCGTGAAGCGTGTGACTTTGCGTTGCCGGGGCGAGTGCCTGCAGCCATTGAGAGCGGACTATTGGAAAAGCATGCCAACTTGCCAATCAGTGCTGATGCCGCCCAAGTGATGATCTGTGGTAATCCGGATATGGTGACCGACACCGTCGCCACCCTTAAAGCCCGCGGACTGACCAAAAACCGTCGTCGTGAGCCAGGGCAGATTACGACGGAGAATTACTGGTAG
- a CDS encoding Fur family transcriptional regulator yields MSTELKTPSDHNHQDCIDSAMLSAERLCHERGARLTPMRERVLREIWQSHEAVKAYDLIHRLSSADHTVKPPTVYRALDFLLEMGLIHRIESLNGYVGCIQPEHEHEVMLLVCRECGVVLELADDQTHRKLRAAAKKQGFQLDQRIVEGRGLCEQCGLVVPGATSNSPS; encoded by the coding sequence ATGAGTACTGAGCTAAAAACGCCCTCGGATCACAACCATCAGGACTGCATTGACTCGGCCATGCTCAGTGCAGAGCGCCTATGTCACGAGCGTGGCGCCCGCTTGACCCCAATGCGAGAGCGCGTTTTGAGGGAAATCTGGCAAAGTCATGAGGCGGTGAAAGCTTATGATCTGATTCATCGCCTCAGCTCTGCTGATCACACAGTGAAGCCGCCAACCGTCTACAGGGCCTTGGATTTTCTTTTAGAAATGGGCCTGATTCACCGCATCGAGAGCCTGAATGGCTACGTCGGATGTATTCAGCCCGAGCATGAGCATGAAGTTATGTTGTTGGTTTGTCGAGAATGCGGCGTGGTTCTAGAGTTAGCCGATGACCAAACCCATCGCAAGCTTCGCGCAGCGGCGAAAAAACAAGGGTTTCAATTGGATCAACGTATCGTCGAAGGCCGTGGCCTATGCGAGCAATGCGGATTGGTTGTCCCTGGCGCTACCAGTAATTCTCCGTCGTAA
- a CDS encoding YdcH family protein → MDAESFEQIRAQLAELKQEHRALDEAIERLNEGPFVDQIQLTRLKKRKLYLKDAISRLESRLIPDLNA, encoded by the coding sequence GTGGACGCCGAATCCTTCGAGCAAATAAGGGCCCAGCTGGCTGAACTCAAGCAAGAGCATCGCGCTCTAGATGAGGCGATTGAGCGTCTCAATGAGGGGCCTTTTGTAGATCAGATACAGCTGACCCGCTTAAAAAAGCGCAAGCTCTATCTGAAAGACGCTATATCTAGACTCGAGAGCCGTCTAATTCCCGACTTAAATGCCTGA
- a CDS encoding NAD(P)/FAD-dependent oxidoreductase: MDKKFSRRHFIRALGAGGAATALAACGSAPTYLTGRGPHVVVVGGGSGGATAAKYLRRFDPSIQVTLVEPNATYHTCYGSNWVLGGIAEMDQIQQTYGTLQDQHGVTVVRDIVSAIEADKNQVVLGSGRRLSYDRLVVSPGIDFRFDAVEGYTANDVRQVPHAWKAGEQTQILRDQLRDMPNGGTFVMVAPGNPFRCPPGPYERASMVAHYFKQHKPRSKIIILDNKENFSKQGLFMAGWQELYGEMIEWVPSSRGGQVERVDVASRTVYSDGGLTRFRADVLNFVPAQRAGDIAVNSGLTNDTGWCPVNQLTFQSQMDENIFVIGDASIAGAMPKSGHSANTQGKVVAASIVRAMRGQEMLALSTVNTCYSLVSPQYGISVAAVYRVQDGNIGGVPGSGGVSPGNATTAFRRQEANYARGWYASITQDIWG, translated from the coding sequence ATGGATAAAAAATTTAGCAGACGTCATTTTATTCGTGCCCTTGGGGCTGGCGGTGCGGCAACAGCCTTAGCGGCCTGTGGCAGCGCACCCACCTACCTAACGGGGCGAGGACCTCATGTTGTGGTGGTGGGTGGTGGTTCTGGTGGTGCAACCGCCGCAAAATATCTGCGACGCTTTGATCCCAGCATCCAAGTCACATTGGTGGAACCTAATGCCACCTACCACACCTGCTATGGCTCCAACTGGGTGCTTGGCGGCATTGCTGAGATGGACCAAATCCAGCAGACCTACGGAACGTTGCAGGATCAGCATGGAGTCACAGTGGTACGCGACATTGTCAGCGCCATTGAAGCCGACAAAAATCAGGTCGTGCTGGGTAGCGGTCGACGTTTGAGCTATGACCGTCTGGTGGTTTCTCCGGGCATTGATTTCCGCTTTGATGCTGTTGAAGGTTACACCGCTAATGACGTCCGACAAGTGCCGCATGCTTGGAAAGCCGGGGAGCAAACCCAAATCTTGCGTGACCAATTGCGCGACATGCCCAATGGTGGAACCTTCGTCATGGTGGCGCCTGGGAATCCCTTCCGCTGCCCGCCAGGACCCTATGAACGAGCCAGCATGGTGGCGCATTACTTTAAACAGCATAAGCCGCGCTCGAAGATCATCATCCTGGATAACAAAGAGAACTTCTCTAAGCAGGGACTGTTCATGGCCGGCTGGCAAGAACTCTATGGTGAAATGATTGAGTGGGTACCTAGCTCAAGGGGTGGCCAAGTCGAACGCGTGGATGTGGCCTCCCGAACAGTGTACTCCGATGGCGGCTTAACCCGGTTTCGCGCTGATGTGCTGAACTTTGTGCCTGCGCAGCGTGCTGGTGATATCGCTGTGAACTCAGGGCTGACCAACGACACTGGATGGTGCCCGGTAAACCAGCTGACATTCCAATCACAAATGGACGAAAACATTTTTGTGATCGGCGATGCCAGCATCGCTGGGGCTATGCCTAAATCAGGCCACTCTGCTAATACTCAAGGCAAGGTCGTTGCCGCTTCGATTGTGCGCGCCATGCGCGGCCAAGAAATGCTTGCTCTGTCGACGGTCAATACCTGTTATAGCCTCGTCAGCCCGCAATACGGTATCTCTGTGGCGGCAGTTTATCGCGTTCAAGACGGTAACATTGGCGGAGTTCCCGGCTCAGGTGGCGTCAGCCCGGGCAACGCCACAACGGCTTTCCGCAGGCAGGAGGCCAATTATGCTCGTGGCTGGTATGCCAGCATCACCCAAGATATCTGGGGTTAA
- a CDS encoding c-type cytochrome, producing MKKSTAIKTAALSALFVVASFAGNAQATDVTRGALMAATCFACHGTDGRASGDMPSIYGIPEEILTRNMIAFRDGTRPATVMGRHATGYSDEEIREIAAYLSTLR from the coding sequence GTGAAAAAAAGCACAGCTATAAAAACCGCTGCACTATCGGCCCTGTTTGTAGTCGCCAGCTTTGCGGGCAATGCTCAGGCAACAGATGTGACACGCGGGGCTCTGATGGCGGCAACCTGTTTCGCCTGCCATGGCACAGATGGCAGAGCTTCAGGCGACATGCCCAGCATTTACGGGATTCCAGAGGAGATCTTGACGCGCAACATGATTGCTTTTAGAGATGGCACGCGCCCTGCGACCGTTATGGGCCGTCATGCGACGGGTTACAGCGACGAGGAAATCCGCGAGATCGCTGCCTATCTGTCCACCCTGCGCTAA
- a CDS encoding lysophospholipid acyltransferase family protein, translating into MTRPDHALIFFSFALLSRLPLRVNHAIGAALGWLVWVVPNRLKQNTLENIARCFVDKDPSWQKSTARASLIETGKALTEAPWLWRAGPKRIQALRQVGENEHLLEEALRSKTGVFLVSPHLGSWEFAGLQAASFGPMTSMYRPPRAHWLDEPIRRARSATGAKLAPADRSGLRMIRDALQTGGIVGLLPDQKPKRGQGIPALFFGQPALTMTLLPKLARQHSARVLFAFAERLPKGQGYRYRCVPTPKDLFNPDVGLATQALNQAIEQLVRQCPNQYVWSYERFGDL; encoded by the coding sequence ATGACGCGTCCCGATCACGCCCTGATCTTTTTTTCTTTCGCCCTACTCTCTCGCCTACCGTTACGCGTCAATCACGCGATCGGCGCAGCGCTGGGTTGGCTGGTGTGGGTGGTCCCCAATCGCCTCAAGCAAAACACCTTAGAGAATATCGCTAGGTGTTTTGTAGACAAGGACCCTAGCTGGCAAAAATCCACAGCACGCGCCAGTTTGATCGAGACGGGTAAAGCCCTGACTGAAGCTCCCTGGTTGTGGCGCGCAGGCCCCAAACGCATTCAAGCATTGCGCCAAGTTGGTGAAAATGAGCATCTGCTCGAGGAGGCATTGCGCAGCAAAACCGGTGTTTTTCTGGTGTCACCGCACTTAGGCAGCTGGGAATTTGCCGGTTTACAGGCCGCCAGTTTTGGGCCCATGACCAGCATGTATCGCCCACCGCGAGCCCATTGGCTGGATGAACCGATTCGCCGCGCAAGATCCGCTACGGGGGCAAAGCTTGCCCCGGCTGATCGCAGTGGTCTGAGAATGATTCGTGATGCCCTGCAAACTGGAGGAATTGTTGGTCTGCTTCCTGATCAAAAACCCAAACGCGGCCAGGGCATACCCGCTTTGTTCTTTGGTCAGCCAGCACTGACTATGACTCTTTTGCCCAAACTTGCCCGCCAGCATAGTGCGCGGGTTTTATTTGCCTTTGCTGAGCGCCTTCCTAAGGGACAAGGCTATCGTTACCGCTGCGTCCCTACCCCAAAAGATCTATTTAATCCTGATGTTGGGCTAGCTACCCAAGCGCTTAACCAGGCTATAGAGCAACTGGTTCGTCAGTGTCCCAACCAATATGTCTGGAGCTATGAGCGTTTCGGCGATCTCTAA
- the fnr gene encoding fumarate/nitrate reduction transcriptional regulator Fnr: MSAPKILDLGSLKKACKTCGLHDLCIPLGISDEELNLLEQIISRRRPLQRKEHLYRPGDRLHALYAVRSGTVKTYTLTDDGQEQVTGFHLPGELLGLDAISDGAHPCAARALETTSICEIPFDRLQELSSRIPGLQHQLFRMMSREIQTDEHFMMLLGKKSSEARMASFLLGLSNRLGARGFSRNEFNLTMSRNDIANYLGLAVETVSRLFTRFQSAGLVRVERKLIMIDDFDGLLKVSGTHTVEDVVTARDTAS, translated from the coding sequence ATGTCTGCCCCAAAAATCCTTGATCTGGGAAGCCTTAAAAAGGCTTGTAAGACCTGTGGTCTGCACGATTTGTGTATTCCGTTGGGAATCAGCGATGAAGAGCTTAATCTGTTGGAGCAAATCATTAGTCGGCGACGCCCATTGCAACGCAAAGAACACCTCTATCGCCCCGGCGACCGCCTGCACGCGCTCTATGCCGTGCGCTCAGGCACGGTGAAGACTTATACCCTCACTGATGATGGACAAGAACAAGTCACGGGCTTTCATCTACCCGGTGAACTGCTGGGCCTAGATGCCATCAGCGATGGCGCGCACCCTTGTGCCGCTCGCGCGCTGGAAACTACCAGCATTTGCGAGATCCCCTTTGATCGCCTACAGGAGCTGTCATCAAGGATACCCGGGCTACAGCATCAGCTATTTCGCATGATGAGTCGGGAGATCCAAACTGACGAACACTTTATGATGTTGCTGGGAAAAAAATCCTCAGAAGCGCGTATGGCCTCCTTTTTATTGGGTCTTTCCAATCGGCTTGGAGCCAGAGGTTTCTCCCGCAATGAATTTAACCTGACGATGTCACGCAATGATATCGCCAATTATCTCGGCTTGGCGGTAGAGACCGTCAGCCGCTTGTTTACCCGCTTTCAAAGTGCCGGGCTGGTTCGCGTAGAGCGCAAGCTGATCATGATTGATGATTTCGACGGTTTGTTAAAAGTCTCCGGAACGCACACGGTTGAAGATGTCGTCACTGCGCGCGATACGGCATCCTGA
- the hisB gene encoding imidazoleglycerol-phosphate dehydratase HisB has protein sequence MGSRITQIKRSTLETQIQVDLDLDGQGCSEINTGVPFFDHMLDQVARHGCLDLKIQATGDVHVDDHHTVEDVGISLGQAFAAALGDKSGIRRYGYAYVPLDEALSRAVVDFSGRPGLEYAVIYPRARIGHFDVDLVEEFFRGFVSHARATVHLDSIRGRNAHHIAETVFKAFGRAVRMAAEDDPRMQGQTPSTKGVL, from the coding sequence ATGGGCTCGCGCATAACTCAGATCAAGAGATCGACACTTGAAACACAAATTCAGGTCGATTTGGATCTCGATGGACAGGGGTGTTCGGAAATTAACACCGGTGTGCCCTTTTTTGATCATATGCTGGACCAAGTGGCGCGGCATGGGTGTTTGGATTTGAAGATTCAGGCCACGGGCGACGTACACGTTGACGATCACCATACGGTGGAGGACGTGGGAATTAGCCTTGGTCAGGCCTTTGCTGCCGCGCTCGGTGATAAATCCGGAATTCGTCGTTATGGTTATGCCTATGTGCCTCTGGATGAGGCTCTGTCCCGAGCGGTGGTCGATTTCTCGGGGCGTCCGGGCTTGGAGTATGCCGTGATCTACCCTCGTGCCCGAATCGGTCATTTCGATGTGGATTTGGTTGAGGAGTTCTTCCGGGGCTTTGTCAGTCATGCTCGCGCTACCGTACATCTGGATTCGATCCGCGGGCGCAATGCGCATCACATTGCTGAGACGGTATTCAAGGCCTTCGGACGAGCCGTGCGCATGGCAGCCGAGGATGATCCTAGAATGCAGGGGCAAACCCCTTCAACCAAAGGCGTCCTGTAA
- the hisH gene encoding imidazole glycerol phosphate synthase subunit HisH: MNRVVVIDYGMGNLRSVVKALEHVASKQAHVALTASPEEILEADRVVFPGQGAARDCMQALRNSGVLAALRQVATDRPFLGICMGMQVLLDHSEENAGTDCLGLVPGRVTRFAKQQPDADGSCLKIPHMGWNQIRQTVPHPLWRGIAQDSHFYFVHSYYVQPESAESVAGMTDYGISFCSAMACGNVFAMQSHPEKSAAPGLRLLQNFMSWKGDC, encoded by the coding sequence ATGAACCGCGTTGTTGTGATCGACTATGGCATGGGGAATCTTCGCTCTGTGGTGAAGGCTCTTGAGCATGTGGCTTCGAAGCAGGCCCATGTCGCTTTAACGGCATCTCCTGAAGAAATTTTGGAAGCAGACCGAGTGGTGTTCCCGGGCCAGGGAGCAGCGCGTGATTGTATGCAGGCTTTGAGGAATTCGGGTGTTCTCGCAGCGCTGCGTCAGGTGGCCACTGACCGTCCATTTCTAGGTATCTGCATGGGCATGCAAGTGCTGCTGGATCACAGTGAGGAAAACGCCGGAACAGACTGCTTGGGTTTAGTGCCGGGACGGGTCACCCGCTTTGCAAAACAGCAACCTGATGCGGATGGCAGCTGCTTGAAAATCCCCCACATGGGTTGGAATCAGATCCGCCAAACCGTCCCCCATCCGCTTTGGCGCGGGATTGCCCAAGACAGCCACTTTTATTTTGTTCACAGTTATTATGTGCAGCCGGAATCTGCAGAAAGCGTGGCGGGTATGACTGATTATGGCATCAGCTTTTGTTCAGCCATGGCCTGCGGTAATGTTTTTGCCATGCAAAGTCATCCGGAAAAGAGTGCTGCCCCGGGACTGAGGCTTTTGCAAAACTTCATGTCCTGGAAAGGCGACTGCTAA
- the hisA gene encoding 1-(5-phosphoribosyl)-5-[(5-phosphoribosylamino)methylideneamino]imidazole-4-carboxamide isomerase, which translates to MLVIPAIDLKEGKCVRLRQGRMQDSTVFSDDPLEVAERWVEEGAKRLHMVDLDGAFAGKPKNAGIIAKIVERFPDLAVQVGGGIRDDDTVQAYLDAGVEWVIIGTKAVSTPHFVNDLCLEFPNRIIVGLDARDGKVAIDGWSKLSNHDVIDMAQLFERDGVAGIIFTDISRDGMMQGVNVEATRELAQSVHIPVFASGGVTDIEDIRRLCDVAHEGIDGVIVGRALYEGTISLAEAQALADSFDR; encoded by the coding sequence ATGTTGGTGATACCTGCCATAGACTTAAAGGAAGGCAAATGTGTCCGCTTGCGCCAAGGACGCATGCAAGACAGTACCGTGTTTTCGGATGATCCGCTGGAGGTGGCAGAGCGCTGGGTCGAAGAAGGCGCCAAGCGCTTGCACATGGTTGATCTAGATGGCGCTTTCGCGGGCAAGCCGAAAAATGCGGGTATCATCGCGAAAATCGTCGAGCGGTTCCCGGACTTGGCCGTGCAAGTGGGTGGTGGAATCCGTGATGATGATACCGTCCAAGCCTATCTGGATGCCGGAGTGGAATGGGTCATTATCGGCACCAAAGCCGTAAGTACACCGCATTTTGTGAACGATCTATGCTTGGAGTTCCCTAACCGAATTATCGTCGGTCTGGATGCTCGCGACGGGAAGGTCGCGATCGATGGCTGGTCCAAGTTGTCCAATCATGATGTGATCGACATGGCTCAGCTATTTGAACGCGATGGGGTGGCAGGCATTATTTTTACGGATATTTCCCGAGACGGCATGATGCAAGGGGTGAATGTCGAGGCCACCCGTGAATTGGCGCAAAGTGTCCATATCCCGGTCTTTGCCTCTGGTGGGGTGACCGATATTGAAGACATCCGCCGCCTGTGTGATGTGGCCCATGAGGGTATTGATGGGGTGATCGTTGGGCGCGCGCTGTACGAGGGCACTATCAGTTTGGCAGAAGCTCAAGCCCTAGCCGATAGCTTCGACCGCTAG